The Gammaproteobacteria bacterium genome has a window encoding:
- the rsxG gene encoding electron transport complex subunit RsxG: MLRTAALLAAFAIVGTALVAITYTATVERIAENERRFLLQALHELVAPEMHDNDMYQDVIHVTAPAFLGTRDPVAVYRARRQNRPVAAVLTPVAPNGYNGRIKLLVAVDFNGVLLGVRVVSHKETPGLGDRIDVEKSDWIKTFAGKSLSHPSARRWRVKKDGGEFDQFTGATITPRAVVGAVRKTLEYFVQHRDALFAPIPQETDHHG; the protein is encoded by the coding sequence ATGCTGCGCACCGCGGCGCTGCTGGCCGCCTTTGCCATTGTCGGCACCGCCCTGGTGGCCATCACCTACACCGCCACCGTGGAACGCATCGCCGAAAACGAACGCCGGTTTCTGTTGCAGGCGCTGCACGAGCTGGTAGCGCCCGAAATGCACGACAATGACATGTACCAGGACGTGATCCACGTCACCGCACCTGCCTTCCTGGGCACCCGGGACCCGGTGGCGGTCTACCGCGCCCGCCGCCAGAACCGGCCGGTGGCGGCGGTTTTGACGCCGGTGGCCCCCAACGGCTACAACGGCCGCATCAAACTATTGGTGGCAGTGGACTTCAACGGCGTGTTGCTGGGCGTGCGGGTGGTGTCGCACAAAGAAACGCCGGGCCTGGGCGACCGCATCGACGTGGAAAAGTCCGACTGGATCAAAACCTTCGCCGGTAAATCGCTGTCCCATCCCTCAGCCCGGCGTTGGCGGGTGAAAAAAGACGGCGGCGAGTTCGACCAGTTCACCGGCGCCACCATCACTCCCCGCGCCGTGGTCGGCGCCGTGCGCAAAACGCTGGAATACTTTGTCCAACACCGTGACGCTTTGTTCGCCCCCATACCCCAGGAGACAGACCACCATGGCTGA